In the genome of Blastopirellula marina, the window ATGGGAATTCGCTTTACCTTGCTGACAAGACACATACGGAGTTAACGATTCCGTTTGCCAGAATCGACTGGGTAACGCCGATTCCGAATCGGCAGGATGATGCCCTATTGGTCGAATACCGGAAATCAGCAAATGCCGTCGTCACACCCGACGGAAAGCTTCTAGGCACGTGGTACGGATATTGGCTAGGCCCTGGTCGCAATGGCCGGAATTTAACGCCGATGTCGGGTATCGCGTTCAACGGCAAAGTTTTCGCCCGGCGGACCGGAGCAGGTGAAATCGAACTGCGCGACGCCCAAACGTTCGATACCATCGCGTGGGTGCATGTCCTTCAACAAGCACAAAACTACGAGTGGATCGTCTACACGCCAGACGGGTACTGGGATGCATCGCCCGGTGCCGAGAAGTTTGTACTGGTGACCAGGAACGGAAGCGCTGTCACACCGGCCGATCTCCAGTCGCGCAGGGCTGCGGCACTTTTGAAATCACGGTTGCCGCAGTGATAGGATATGCCCACTAGCATCCTGCCAGCCAAAAGGGAAATCTTATGCCCGATCAACCAGCTTCCGATTCGGTGGAAACCCTTCTCGACGACATGCTACAAGACGTGGGGCACTCTGCGTTGAAGTATTCCACTTGGAAGAACACCGTATTGTCAGCATTTCTAGGAACCACAGGTAGCGACTACCAAAACGAGCTTATGATCGTCGGTCGAGCGCTCAATGGAAATAATGGGACGTGGTTGCCTCCAGAGATGCAAGATCAAGCCAGGCGAAGTGAAGTCGTTGAGAACGCAGCGCATCAATGGGACAATCGAGGGCTCAATTGGGTACTCAAGTATTGGAAACAGATTCGTGCTTGTGAGGACTGCCAGGAGAACTATTTCGGTCGGAAATCGCAATGCCCTAAGTGCCGGAGCTCGAAAACAAAGCGGCTATATTGCACGCGGACCTCCGCGTTCTGGCGAGTGATCCGCCATGTGGTACGCAATATCCCATTTCCAGAATCGCTCTGGGACACGTGGGCCAATCACGTTGCATGGACGAATCTCTATAAAATCTCACCCAGTGGCGGCGGCAATCCCACAACCTCATTGCGACAACTTCAGCATCCGTACTGCGAGCAGATTCTCCGTCTCGAAATCCAAGCCTGGCAGCCTCGACGGATCTTGTTTCTTTCTGGCTATGACTGGATGAATCACTTCTGTGAGGGGCTCGGAATCGCAGGACAAATCACCGAGAATGCCAAGTTCGTTCAGTTTGCTGGCACGCTAACCTCGACAGGCGCGAAGGTGGTCGTCGGGCCTCATCCGCAAGACCGAGGAGCAAAGCCTGAACGCGACTTTGCCAAGGAGATTGCCACTTACTTCCGCCAGTCGTGAGAAAATAAAAATCTCAACCGATGATTATGGCTTAGCTTTCACCGCGACCAAAATCTTATCGGCCACTGCGGCGGCCAGGCGGTCTCGGCCGGCGTCGTTGTAGTGGACGTCGTCTTCGCCCAGTTGGTACTTGGCTCGGTCGTCGCCGATCACTTCGTAGAGGTTGTTGATCGTTACGCCGTGCTTGTTCATCACGGCGATGGCGGCGGCGTTGAACTCTTGGGCCTGGGCTTCGCTGACGACGAACTTCACCTTCTTTTCCGGACCGATGCAGGGGGGCGTCGTCACACCGAAGATCAGCGTGGCGTCGGTCTTGGCCTTCAGCTTGGTGACGATCGTGTCGAGGCTTTTCGCGTACGACTCAGGCGTGGCTTTGACGGACTGGCTCCAGCCGTACCAGTCCCACAAGCCGAAATTGAAATGAACGACGTCCCACTTCGAATCCCCCACCCACTGGTCGATGTGCTCGGCACCGAATGCGGACCAGCGGCAATTGGTGTTGGGGCGATGGACGTTGGCTTTACCGTCGAGCAGCTTGCGAACGCGCGGCGTGTAACCGATCGAGATCGAATCCCCCACGATCAACACGCGAGGCAGTTGGGCGTTATCGACCGGGTTGGCAAACGGATCGCGAAACGGATCCGGCTTCGCTTTCTCTTGAGCCAGAGTTGGTGAAACAGAGAGGCCGCATAACAAAAGAGCCAAAAACCAGGTTCGCATGAGGGTGCTTTCCAATCGGTAGGACTTGCCTTGAGGACGAGAATCTCGCTAGGCCAAGTCTAACCGCCACGGTTGGCAGATCAACTACGTGCAAGAACGGGGAACGCGGGCCGAGCGTTACTGCGGCGATTCGACCTGGAAGTCGATTGTGTTGGTGCCAGTCACAGGCAAGTTATTGAACAAGCCATATCCCCGAATCGGCTGCGATGCCAAATGGCTTCGGCCTGGCCATGTGATCTAAATCGGGCAGAGCAATCCCCCGTTTTTGGCATTTTTTATGTAAGCGCCAAGCCCGAGAAAGCCCTGACATATCGCCCGACGCGATACCTGCCAACGTTAAGCCTTTGCGAGCCACGTGTACCGACGTTCAAATTGCCGTAAGATGGAAGAAAAACCCGAGGTGGAACCACGATGAAAATTCTTCTAGCGAATGACGACGGCATTTACGCACCTGGCCTGGCGGCCATGGAAAAGGCGTTGCGGGCCATTGGGGATGTGACCGTGATTGCTCCGGCAACCGAGCAGAGCGGGGTAGGGCACTCGATTACCTTCTTGTCGCCGCTGGTCTGCAAAGAGATCTACGATGGCGATCGAAAGCGCGGCTATGCCGTGGAAGGGAGCCCGGCCGACTGCGTGAAGCTGGGGGTGGTCGAACTGATGGACGAGCGGCCTGACCTGATTGTCAGCGGCATCAACGGCGGACTGAACGCCGGGATCAACGTGCTTTACTCCGGCACAGTCGGGGCGGCAATCGAAGGAGCCTTCTTTGGCATCACCAGCATTGCCGTGTCGCTGGAATGGGACGAGCATGCTCAATTCGACCGGGCAGCGGAGATGGCTCGGCAGATCATCAGCCAGATCCTCGAGCACAAATCGAAGTCTCCCAGGCTGTATAACCTGAACATTCCCACCCCCGCCACGAAACTACCGCCGGGCGAGGCCGAACTGAAGATCGTGCCGATGGGGGTGGCCCGCTACGGCGAGCACTTCATCAAGCGGAAAGACCCCCGAAACCGTGACTATTACTGGGCTACCGGCGATCCTCGGCCAGAGCATGGCGAGGAAGAAACCGATCTCTCGGCGCTCGAAAAAGGGTATCTGACCCTCACGCCGCTGCACTTCGACATGACCGAACGTGCGCAAATCGACGAAATGAAGCCTTGGAATCTGAAAGTCCTTGATTAGGGTAGAAGTACCCCGATTCACTTTTCAATTTTATTTACCGGCAACTGAGGCCGGCGTCGAAGTGCGCACCTGTGCGTGGATGGATTCCGCGTCGCTGCGCGTGATTGATCGACACTATCATGTTTGCAAGAAAAGTGACTCTGCTTGGACTTCTGTCCCTGGCCTTTGGCCTTATCGCAATTAGTACCGCGTCGGCAAACGACTGGTTGCTCGCGCCCAGCTTTTATAGCCACGACCCACAAACGGGTCAGCGGGCCGTGCAATATTCGCAGCCGCAGCCAGCGTTCGTGTACGAGAACCCCACCTATTTGAAGTCAGGCTATCACCATCGCCGTTCGAGCATCCGCGGCGTTGACGGCAGCCTGGACCAATTGCACATCGTGGAAGAATGGGGCCGTCCGGTGCGTCCGTATGGCGAATGGGAACGACCGTTCCGTCCGTACTCGGTTCCGTATCAATTGTGGGGACCACCGTACGGCGGCTTAGGCCCGATCTATCAGAACTTCCCCGGGCAGTTCCCGTACCCCACACCACTTCCCGGCCAGGGTGGACCGGGCCAGGGTGGTCCATGGCAAGGTGGCCCTGGCCATGGTGGTGGTTACAACGGCGGCCCCGGCGGCGGTTACGGCGACCAATCGATCTAAGAACTAAGAAGCAAGCCGCTACGCCATACACGGCTCGTAGGATGGCTACGCCTTCCGAGGCGATAGCCATCTTGAAGCATTCCACCAACTTAAGGTGGCTATCCGCCAAAGACGTCGGTAGCCACCCTACGACTTTCTAATTGGCTTCCGCGAACCAGTCCGGTGCATTGGCCGTGGCCTGGTCGTACTTCTCAAGCAAGGCCTTCTTCAACTGGGCAACGATCTGGGGATGATCGGCCGAAACATCTTTGGTCTCGCCGATATCTTCGGTCAGGTTGTAAAGCTCGAACGCGGTGAACTTCGCGTCTTTGATCTTCGAGTAGTCTCCCTTTTGATAGGCGGCACCAGGTTTGACTTCCCCTTGGTCCCACAGGGCGACCAGCTTCCAGTCCCCGTCACGCACGGCGACCTTGGCATTGTCGTAGGCTCGATAGTAGTGCCAGAACAGCGGCTTGGCGCGCTGGATCGGCTGGCCACGGAAGAGCCCGACCAGGCTGGTGCCGTCGAGCTGCGCATCGGCCGGAATCTCGACGCCAGCCATTTCGCAGAACGTGGGAAGGATATCGAGCGAACAGACCGGCACGTCCGACTCGATCCCGGCGTCGAGCTTCCCGGGGAAGCGAGCAATGCCGGGCACACGAATTCCACCATCGTAGATGTGCAGCTTCATCCCTCGCAGCGGGCCAGGCGAACCGTGCGAACGCCAGGCATTGGGATAGCGATCGAGCGTTTCCGGCCCGTTGTCGCTGGTGAATAGCACAAGCGTGTTGTCGGCCAGGCCCAGCTTGTCGAGCGTCTGCATCAAGCTGCCGACAGCCCGGTCCATGTTGGTCACGTTGGCGTAGTACAACGCCTGGCCGCGTTTGTCGGCGTCGGGATAGGTGTTCACCAGGTCGTCCGGCGAAGCGATCGGCTCGTGCGGTTCGTGAAAGGTGACCAGGGCGAAGAAAGGCTTGCCGTCGTCGTTGATGTCTTCGAGCCAGTGGCTGGCCTCAGCGGCCACTACCTGGCAGGAGAAACCGGTCGTGGGGCCAACCTCTTTGCCGTTACGGACGAAGTTCTTGGGGTTCTCGTGCGAAGGGGCCGCGTTGTTCTGCGTGGCGAACCAATAGTCGAAACCAAGATCCCCCGGCTGCGGCTGCTTGGGGGAATTGAACATGCCGTTGCAGTGCCACTTGCCAAAGAGCCCCGTCTGGTAGCCGGCCGATTTAAGCAGCTTCGCGACGGTGTGCTCGCTGGCTTTCACATGCATGGGGGAACCACCGGGGATCCAATCGTAGATTCCTACCTGCGTCGGCGTTTGCCCCGTGACCAGGCCAGCACGCGATGGCGAACAGACCGGCGCGGCGCTGTAGCACGACGTAAAGCGAACCCCTTGCGAGGCCAGCTTGTTGAGGTTGGGCGTTTTGATCGAGGGGTGGCCGTAGCACTGCAAGTCGCCGTAGCCGAGGTCGTCGCACTGGATGACCAGGAAGTTAGGCAGTTCTTGAGCGGAAGTCACCTGCGAGCCAATCGCGAGCAGAAGCAGCGCGATGAAAAGGGAAAGTCGCTTCATGGGAGGCATCTTTTCGGGGTGGGAGTTGGATGAGCGTGAGCCGTGGGGACGCGTCCCAGGATAACGCACCCAGGCGTGCGATGCTACTTTTCGCCGTCGGCCTGCTGCTTTTGACGCCGGAGAATATCGCGATGGGCGATACCGGCGGTCTCCCACATGTAGGTGCTGATCCGCGAAGGACCGGCTTCCAACAGCTTGGGATCGGCGGCCATCTTCAGGTACTTGGCCGCCAGGTCGTCCTTTCCTTCGGCGACGTAATACAGCCCGACATAAAGCAGAGTGTAGAAGCGATAGCCAGCGGCGGCTTCGCCGGTGAGCTTGGTGGCTTCCATCTGCTCGAGCAGTTTCTCTGGGGTCACGTTGCCGCGATAGAGTTCCAGTACTTCTTGCAGGCCGGGTCGCGAGTCGCGTTCGATGTTGATCAGCGTCTCGCGGGCCTTCGCGAGGCTATCGGACTTGGCCAGGCACAAGTAGCGCCAGACCGAGTTCTCGACGTCTTGATCGTGGTAGTTCTGATAGTCGAGAAACTGCTTCGCTCCGTCGGCATAGTCGCCGGCGTAATAGCACGAGATGCCGCGTTCCCACAGGCTATCGCTACGGGCTGGCTGCAGTTTGATCAGTTGATCGAAGTCGTCGACCGACTGGCGGAAGTTCTCGGCAAAAAAGTTTTCAGTTGCACGGTAGTAATACAGATTCGGAATGGCCGGCTTGAGCTTGATCATCTCGTCCAGCAGAGTGATCGCCTGCTGGTGATCGTCTTTGTCGAGGGCCCCGCGAAGCTGCACGTTCAGCTTGTCGAACGCGTCGTCTTGGGCAAGCCCGAGAGCCGGGCGGAGAAGCACCAGGCTAAGGACTATCAAACAGCGGAACCTGGTCACTGAACTGGCGATGAACATCTTGAACGATCCGTTGCAGGGGCTTTCGGCGGATACGTCGCTGGGCTTCTTCCAATAGGCACCAGCGATAGCGGAAGTCGAGCGGTCCGGTGGCTTCCGGTTGCTTACCCAAATATTGAAACACGTAGGCCTTGATCACGCCAGGATCTTCGTTTCGAGAGCGCGGCAGCGTGGCGACAGGCTTAGATGCTAGCGAAAGCACCTTGAGATGCCAACGGTCTTGGATGTGATGCACTATCTTATGGTGGTCGCTATGGTCCACCAACAAGAAGTCGGGAAATGCCCATCGCGAACGCTCTTGGTCTGATTTCAACCAGAATTCCATTCCCAGCGACGTTCGTCGAACGACCACTGCACAGATCCATTTTCCCTGGGGCATTCGAGGTCGTACTAAGATAAAGCCAATTCATAGCGGACTAACGCACATAGCCCAATAGCGGGCCCCTCTGAAATGGTACTATATAGATAGGATTTCGGCAATGATTCAGAAAGCTAAATAGGATTTTTCTGGAAATTGCCACCTAGGCGAGGGAGCACCTGTCCTGCTAGTTGGTGCTCCTGACGGCTTTCCATCCACGCCCCTAAATGTCCGGCATCTGCGGTTTAATTCGTTGGTTTTCTGTAAACCGACTTGATTGACAAGCGACCAACGGCCGGAACGGCTGATAGGGGCTTTCACCTGGCGTCTGAGCTGGGCAGACTAAGAGTAGCTTACCCCAAAACCCATCGCACCCCTATATTCAACTATTTATAGGCCCTGCACGAACAACAATTGACCACTTTGCGTCGCTTCAACGCGTATAGATTGCTCGATCAGTCAAAATGAGAAGGGGGTCAGGACACCCCAAACCTGGTTCTAAGAGCCCGGAATCAGGCGAAAATGATCTCAGATTGACCGTAGGATCTCATATTAAGACAGCGTGTCGGCCATGCGATCTGATTTCTTGAGCCAAATCGAACAAATTTTTCCAATCGAAAAGCATTGAGACAGAATAACTTACGAGAAACTCAAGGTCATCCCAGACAGTTTTTTCAACTTCTGGCCCTTGAGTTGCGTTAGTTGGACAGCACGGCGAGGGTGTTCGACACGCAGGGTGTCGAGACCTCACCAAGGGCACAGTACCCGGTCAAGACGATCCAGTTTCATTAGCCACGGAGGAGTGAGGTCATGTTAGTTCTGAGTCGAAAAGTTGGCGATTCCATCAAGATTGGCGACAACATCGAAATCGTCGTGAATCGCATTTCTGGCAATCGAGTCACCATTGGTGTTGATGCTCCGAAGGATGTCCGTATCCTGCGTGGTGAAGTCGAACTGGAACTCGACGAAGACGCTGTCCTGGCCCTGACTGGCCTGATGAACGCGAATCAATCCAGCTATAGCCACTCTGCCAGCTAAAGCCTTTGCCCCAACGCCGTTGGTTATGACAACCATGAAACTTGATCGCGGCGTTGGGAGTCAGATGCTCTCGCTGTCAGGGCTAGTCCCGCTTCGGATCGCGGCATCCAGTTCTCGCGAGATCCACTGGGCAATCCAATCGATTGCCACTGGCGCTTGCAGCAGGATGGGATGGTGAAGAATCAACGTTCGGGACGAGGCACACTCAGCCGATTGCAGGGTTCCCACTTTACGAGCCTGACTACTTGGGCGTTTCGTAAAACCACGAAACCCACTTGCCAGTGGCACTCCCGCTGCTTCTGCTTTGGTCACCAGCAAGCTGGCAACTTGCTCTGAACTGGCCAGCCAGGCGTGCTTGTAGAATGCTGGCTCACCATCTGGGTGTAACTCAATGGGCTGCAATTGGTCTTCGCTTGCTGCGAGAAGTTCCCGCAGTCTTTGCACGTTATGAAATCTCGCCTCATTCTGCGCGACGAGTCGTTTTAGTTGCGGTAGCAGCACGGCCGCTTGCAGTTCGCTCAACGGAAACGCGTGATTTCCCCGTTCGCAGAAGATCTTGGCCCGCTGTAGCACTTCGGCCCGTTGGGTCAGAATCGCTCCGCCTCTTCCGGCCGTCAGCAGCTTGCTTCCCCCGAAGCTGAGCACACCTACGTCGCCAAAGGTCCCCAAGCGATTGCCGTTGAGCTTGCCACCGGGGGCCTGACAGGCATCTTCCACGATGGCAATCCCGCGGCGATCGGCCATTTCACGGATTACAGGCATGTCGGCGATGCCTCCATGCAGGTGCGAAACGATCACGGCCGAAGTCTTCTTGCTGATGGCCGCTTCAATCGTCTCGGCATCCAAGCACCAGGTACGTGGGTTGATATCGACCAACACCGGAAACAGCCCGCTGTCTTGAATGGCGCGGAAGTTCCCAGGGAAATCGTACGCCGCCAGAATCACTTCAGATCCTTCCGGTAAGTTCAAACCACGTAGAGCGATCTGTACGGCGATGGTGCCCGAGGCACACGACAGCGATGCTGGCACCTCGTGGAACACGGCCAGTTCAGCTTCGAGCTGCTCGACATGGGGACCATGATAGCGGCCCCAACTGCCGTCCTGGTAAGCGCGGAGCAGGGCCTCTCGAACGGCCGGGTCATCGGGCAGGGGCCACTCGCTCCAACGGGGATCAAACGGAGGAAGATCGTTGCGATCGCTGATCGTAAAACTCCTTGGCAGCAACCAACAATTTCTTGCTGATCTCACATTGACGTACTTTTCTGGATCTTTGTATTGTCTTCCGGCCTCTTGCCATGTCCAGCGTAGGACGTGACTTCCAGGCATTTGTGCCCCTGGAGTTCCTAAATACACGATTCGAGATCGCGTACCATGATCCATCCTCAACACTGGTTCATGCCTGCCATCATTGGGCGAGGTTCGCGCTGGGAAACCAGGTGGATCGTCGTATTGCTATTGGGAATCTCGATTACCTCGGGCTGTGCAACGCAAAAGTGGGCCAGTGTTCGGAAATCGCCGAGCAATCCGCTGGAAGGTCCGCTGCAGTTGATGTCGCACACAGGCCCCAAAGTCACCGACCGAACCCGGCAATCGCTACGTGTGCTGGGGCTGGAAAGGTACGCCGACGGGAGCTACGAAAAAGGGCTGGCCGAACTAGCCGAGATCATCGAGCGCGAACCGACGCCTGAAAACCTTTATACGTTTGCCGAACTCTCGTACATTGCGGCCACACGGGCCGATGCGATGGGCAAGGACGCGACCGCCTTGGAACTGTACGCCGGCAGCGTGTCGCACGCCTATTACTTTCTGTTCGAATGCAAAGAAGGGGTCGCGGCCGACGGCTACGACCCACGCTTCCGTCAGGCCTGCGACATTTACAATAAGTCGCTGGAAGGATCGTTGCGGCTGGTCAAAGCTCAAGGCCGCTTGAAGCAGGGAGAAACGTATCGGATCAAGACTCCGAATCATGTCTTCCATGTGTCGCTCGATACCGTCGGCCGATGGAAGGACACCCAGTTTCAAGACTTCAAGTTCACTTCCGACTACCAAGTTGAAGGGCTCAAGAACCAACATCGCCAGTATGGTCTAGGCGTGCCGCTGATTGCGGAATGCAAAGACAACCCGCCGAAAGCCCCAGGGTCTGAATACTTCCCGCCGAACCTGACGTTCGCGCTGACGGCGTTCTTAAAAGTGGAACACACGCCGCAAATCGATCCCGAGACGAACAAGAAAATTCACTACTGCAAGATCTTGCTATACGATCCGCTCGAACAGCCTGAGCTCGAAATCCACGGCCGCGAGATTCCGCTGGAAGCCGACATCAGCACGCCACTGGCTTACCTCTTGGATGCAGGCAAGGTATCGCAAACTTACCTGGCAACGTTAGGCATG includes:
- a CDS encoding SGNH/GDSL hydrolase family protein; the protein is MRTWFLALLLCGLSVSPTLAQEKAKPDPFRDPFANPVDNAQLPRVLIVGDSISIGYTPRVRKLLDGKANVHRPNTNCRWSAFGAEHIDQWVGDSKWDVVHFNFGLWDWYGWSQSVKATPESYAKSLDTIVTKLKAKTDATLIFGVTTPPCIGPEKKVKFVVSEAQAQEFNAAAIAVMNKHGVTINNLYEVIGDDRAKYQLGEDDVHYNDAGRDRLAAAVADKILVAVKAKP
- the surE gene encoding 5'/3'-nucleotidase SurE, with the translated sequence MKILLANDDGIYAPGLAAMEKALRAIGDVTVIAPATEQSGVGHSITFLSPLVCKEIYDGDRKRGYAVEGSPADCVKLGVVELMDERPDLIVSGINGGLNAGINVLYSGTVGAAIEGAFFGITSIAVSLEWDEHAQFDRAAEMARQIISQILEHKSKSPRLYNLNIPTPATKLPPGEAELKIVPMGVARYGEHFIKRKDPRNRDYYWATGDPRPEHGEEETDLSALEKGYLTLTPLHFDMTERAQIDEMKPWNLKVLD
- a CDS encoding sulfatase-like hydrolase/transferase is translated as MKRLSLFIALLLLAIGSQVTSAQELPNFLVIQCDDLGYGDLQCYGHPSIKTPNLNKLASQGVRFTSCYSAAPVCSPSRAGLVTGQTPTQVGIYDWIPGGSPMHVKASEHTVAKLLKSAGYQTGLFGKWHCNGMFNSPKQPQPGDLGFDYWFATQNNAAPSHENPKNFVRNGKEVGPTTGFSCQVVAAEASHWLEDINDDGKPFFALVTFHEPHEPIASPDDLVNTYPDADKRGQALYYANVTNMDRAVGSLMQTLDKLGLADNTLVLFTSDNGPETLDRYPNAWRSHGSPGPLRGMKLHIYDGGIRVPGIARFPGKLDAGIESDVPVCSLDILPTFCEMAGVEIPADAQLDGTSLVGLFRGQPIQRAKPLFWHYYRAYDNAKVAVRDGDWKLVALWDQGEVKPGAAYQKGDYSKIKDAKFTAFELYNLTEDIGETKDVSADHPQIVAQLKKALLEKYDQATANAPDWFAEAN
- a CDS encoding tetratricopeptide repeat protein, producing the protein MIVLSLVLLRPALGLAQDDAFDKLNVQLRGALDKDDHQQAITLLDEMIKLKPAIPNLYYYRATENFFAENFRQSVDDFDQLIKLQPARSDSLWERGISCYYAGDYADGAKQFLDYQNYHDQDVENSVWRYLCLAKSDSLAKARETLINIERDSRPGLQEVLELYRGNVTPEKLLEQMEATKLTGEAAAGYRFYTLLYVGLYYVAEGKDDLAAKYLKMAADPKLLEAGPSRISTYMWETAGIAHRDILRRQKQQADGEK
- a CDS encoding carbon storage regulator yields the protein MLVLSRKVGDSIKIGDNIEIVVNRISGNRVTIGVDAPKDVRILRGEVELELDEDAVLALTGLMNANQSSYSHSAS
- a CDS encoding aminotransferase class V-fold PLP-dependent enzyme, translating into MLPRSFTISDRNDLPPFDPRWSEWPLPDDPAVREALLRAYQDGSWGRYHGPHVEQLEAELAVFHEVPASLSCASGTIAVQIALRGLNLPEGSEVILAAYDFPGNFRAIQDSGLFPVLVDINPRTWCLDAETIEAAISKKTSAVIVSHLHGGIADMPVIREMADRRGIAIVEDACQAPGGKLNGNRLGTFGDVGVLSFGGSKLLTAGRGGAILTQRAEVLQRAKIFCERGNHAFPLSELQAAVLLPQLKRLVAQNEARFHNVQRLRELLAASEDQLQPIELHPDGEPAFYKHAWLASSEQVASLLVTKAEAAGVPLASGFRGFTKRPSSQARKVGTLQSAECASSRTLILHHPILLQAPVAIDWIAQWISRELDAAIRSGTSPDSESI